A region of the Pseudomonadota bacterium genome:
AAAGCTATTTAGAGCTGCGTAGCGGATGGGAGCGGCTCGATATTGGAGCAACAGATCTAGGTGCCGCACTTAGAACACTAGGCGATCGCTCGCCCTCTGTAGCGCTGTTATTATCTGATGGGTATGAAACAGCGGGGAGCGCCGCGAGTGCGTTATCAACTCTAACAACAACGAAGGTCTTTCCCCTAACGGCTCTTGGCGAATCAGAGGACAGCTCCCTTCAGATCTCTCAACTCTCTGTCCCCCTTACGGTGCAGGCGCAAAAGAGCGCCGAGATTCGGGTTGCCCTTACCAATTCAGCTTTAACTGCACAGCGCGGAGAGCTTCAAGTTCTGCACGGTGATTCCGTAGTTTTTAGTAACGGGGTGGAGATTAAACCAGGAGAGGATCTCCTGGTAACAACCGAGAGTGATTCCAAGCTTGAGGGGCTGCACAGCGTAACAGCGACCCTCTCCTGGCAGGACGGAACGGGGCCGCACTCGATGACCCGCACGGCGTGGCTTACCTCTGAGAAGCGCAACAAGGTGCTCCTGCTTTCCGGCTCACGTGACGACGATCGCCTTCTCTCCACTATTCTAACGAACCAAGCCTATCAGCTCCGCTCTGAGGTGTTGCAAGGCGCGACTATAGCGCCTGGCGCCCTTGGGGCCCCTGCTGATTACCGCGTCGTTATCCTAAATAATGTTCCCGCTGCTGCTATCCCAGAGCAATTTATGCGGGCCTTACCTGAGTTTATCAAAGAGGGTGGGGGGCTTGTAATGGTGGGGGGCGATAGGAGCTTTGGGCTTGGGGGCTATATCGGCTCTCATATAGAGGCGCAGCTCCCTGTGCTCTTAGTTCCTCCGCATACTGAAAAAAAACGGCTTAACGTTGCCGTGCAGCTCGTAATCGACAAATCGCGCAGCATGGCGCAGGACAATCGGCTTGAATTCGCTAAAACTGCCGCGCTCGAGGTTGTTCGGATCTTAAAAGATGATGACTACGTTGGAGTTATCGGTTTTGAGGAGGTCGCCTTTATCGCTCTGCCGATCTCTAAGGTCCGAGATGTGCGTCAGACTGCGGCGGATAGAATTAGCCGACTCTTTCCAACTAATAGAACCAACCTTTATCCAGCCCTTGAGGAGGGGCGTCGTGGATTATCGCGCATTAATGCGGGACGAAAGCACCTAATAGTTTTAACCGATGGCCAGATTCCTGATCAGGGCCCTTATTACCTGCAACTCATTAAGCAATTGCGAACTCTCGGGATCACAGTTTCAACGGTACTAGTGGGCAGCGAGACTCCCGATGCCTTTCTGGCGCAGTTATCCGAAATTGGTGGTGGATCTTTCTATCAGACAGAAGATCCGCGCAATCTTCCCCGTATCTTTCTCTCAGATGTGAAGGTCTCGACCGGTGAACAGACCATCAAAGAGGAGCCGGAACTTCCGGTGCGCACCGGACCGAGCGGAATAGTCACTACCTCACTTAGAAACTTCCCAACATTACGCGGCTTTGTTCAGACGATAGCAAGGGAGGGGGCCAGTACTGAGCTGCTCGTCACGGAAGCTGCGGGCAAGAGCTTTCCACTCCTCGCCTCATGGAGCGTTGGTAAGGGGCGCGCTATCGCCTTTACCTCTGATGCAAA
Encoded here:
- a CDS encoding VWA domain-containing protein — translated: MNFEYPILLGIIPIFALGMLFTLRARGSRTIESLTIGLLRLLVLSSIIVATAGPFLTTERGVEGLTTLVDISSSVSPQQGEELLKKARALGQELGIPLTVIPFGGSVSSSWQGPATQSYLELRSGWERLDIGATDLGAALRTLGDRSPSVALLLSDGYETAGSAASALSTLTTTKVFPLTALGESEDSSLQISQLSVPLTVQAQKSAEIRVALTNSALTAQRGELQVLHGDSVVFSNGVEIKPGEDLLVTTESDSKLEGLHSVTATLSWQDGTGPHSMTRTAWLTSEKRNKVLLLSGSRDDDRLLSTILTNQAYQLRSEVLQGATIAPGALGAPADYRVVILNNVPAAAIPEQFMRALPEFIKEGGGLVMVGGDRSFGLGGYIGSHIEAQLPVLLVPPHTEKKRLNVAVQLVIDKSRSMAQDNRLEFAKTAALEVVRILKDDDYVGVIGFEEVAFIALPISKVRDVRQTAADRISRLFPTNRTNLYPALEEGRRGLSRINAGRKHLIVLTDGQIPDQGPYYLQLIKQLRTLGITVSTVLVGSETPDAFLAQLSEIGGGSFYQTEDPRNLPRIFLSDVKVSTGEQTIKEEPELPVRTGPSGIVTTSLRNFPTLRGFVQTIAREGASTELLVTEAAGKSFPLLASWSVGKGRAIAFTSDANGRWSSNWVRWSELQGFWSELVESAQPPSAEKPTTTRFDLRSWVEGGELVVDLALFDEPQEGGRINASLVTPQGTVQALTLAPQARGHYQGRLPSAMAGTYKATISIGKQRLPEVAWSLPGELFGEHPHRAPNLALLEQISLRSGGRLNSSAQELRQFIKQFSAKQDLAQIFVIAALILLFIEIIVREILALRRRRASFKVGNICL